Genomic segment of Xanthobacter dioxanivorans:
TGGCCTGCCACACCTCGATGAGGGTGTTGGGCACGGGCCGGCCGGTCTCGTCCAGCACCCGCCCGTGCACCACGATGCGCTCGCCGATGGCTTCGCCGCCATGGGAGAAGTTGCGGATGAGGTCGTTGTCCAGCGGGTCGAGGCCGGAGCGGGGGAAGACGGGCCCGCTTCTCTCGCCGATGCCCTGCTCCAGGGACACGAGGGCGCAGCGGGGCGAGCGAAGGACGCTGGTCTTGTAGCCCGGGGTGAAGGCGGGCGGATGCCGGTTGCGGTCGCGGCGGATGAAATCCCCCGTCTCAATCATGGTTTCCTCCCTGTTGTTTGGTATCGTCCCGGGCTTCGGCATAGACGGTCTTGGCGATCTTGTAGGCGCGGTTCGCCGCCGGCACGCCGGCATAAACGGCCACGTGCATGAGGGCCTCGGCCACATCCTCGGCGCTGGCGCCGGTGTTGCGGGTGGCGCGCACGTGCATGGCCACCTCCTCGTCATGGCCAAGGGCGGCGAGGAGGGCGATGGTGATCATGGAGCGCTCGCGCCTTGTCAGGTTCGGCCGGGCCCACACCGAACCCCAGGCTCCCTCGGTGATGAAAGTCTGGAAGCCCTCGTCCAGGGCGGTGGTGCCCGTCTCCGCCGCGTCCACATGGGCCTCCCCAAGCACCGCGCGGCGCGTCGCCATTCCGGTGGTCCAGAGCAAGGAGCGGTCGGAGAGGGAAGGCACGGCGGGTTCCTCGATGTGGCGAAGAAAGGGAGATGGAACTGACACCGCAAGGATCGAAAGCCGGCGAGGGACCCGCAGGCCCACCGGCCGCTAGCAGCAATGGTCCATCCAATATTTCATTCTGTTTTCGTCATGGAAAATGATATTTTCGCATTTTAACATGCAGAGTTGATATGGATGGTGCGGATGATTGACGGGCGCATCAAGCTTCGCCACATCGCTTGCTTCTTGGAAGTGGCTGCCCGCGCGGGCTTCGGCCGGGCGGGCGTATCGCTGCATCTTACCCAGCCTGCGGTGTCGCGTGCCATCGCGGAGCTGGAGGAGATTCTTGGCGTCTGCTTGTTTGAACGCGGGCGCGGCGGTGCCGCGCTCACACAACAGGGGGAGGCCTTCCGTGCTCATGCCGGCACGGCATATGCGGAATTGCAGCGCGGAATTGACACGTTGCGGAACGCCGGCGGTCCCGCGGGCGGCGCCTTCTCGATCGGGGCCCTGCCGACGGTCGCGGCCCGCATCATGCCTCAGGCAATGTTGCGGGCGAAAGCCCTGGGTCTTGCCGCCGCCGTCACCATCGATGCTGGACCGAACGGCTGGCTGCTCGATCAGCTGAAGCAGAGCCGGCTTGATCTGGTGGTGGGCCGGCTCGCCGAGCCGCAGGCCATGCTCGGTCTCGCCTTCGAGCATCTTTATTCCGAGCCCATCGTGTTCGTGACGCGGCCCGGGCACCCGTTGGCCATCGGTCAGTCCGTTGGAATGGCCGAAATCGCGCGATACACTTTGCTCGTGCCGTCGAAGGGCTCGATCATTCGTCCCGAAATCGACAGGCTCTTCATCCTGGAAGGCATAGCCCGCGTCGATGATGCCATCGAGACCGTGGATCCCTCCTTCGGCCGGGCCTTCACGCGCGCCAGCGATGCGGTGTGGATCATCTCCCACGGCGTCGTCGCCGGCGATCTGACTGAAGGAAATCTGGTGCGCGTGCCGGTGACCACAACAATTTCCGGCGGGCCGGTGGGTCTCACCACCCGCGCCGGCGTTCCCCTTTCGCCTGCCGGTCAGATCCTGGTTGGCGCCATCCGCGAAACCGCGCGTGGTCTTTGACCAAAGCCAATCATCACCCTGACGGAGGGGCAGGCCGCGGGACTGAGCACCAAGCTCGAAGGCGTGGCCTGCCGCACGCGTATATTGCAATGCAGCTTTACGGTTTTGTCGCCTCTGCTCGGACGGCTGCCAGGAGATCTTCGCAAACGAACCGGAGAAATACGTCCAGGCGGGGCGAACCATGCTGCAACCGTTCCAGATCCCAGCAGGGGCGACCCGGAGACTATTGCGATCCCATCGTGGAATCTGGCGGCGGCCGGTAATATAATTTGGAAATAAATTTTCCGGTTTATTCAAATTGCTGAAGATTAACTTCTTGGCGAGAATGCAAAGAGTGGGTTGATCGCACGCTCCAGTCAGGTGGTGGCATCATTGTGATGTCGAT
This window contains:
- the pcaC gene encoding 4-carboxymuconolactone decarboxylase, producing the protein MATRRAVLGEAHVDAAETGTTALDEGFQTFITEGAWGSVWARPNLTRRERSMITIALLAALGHDEEVAMHVRATRNTGASAEDVAEALMHVAVYAGVPAANRAYKIAKTVYAEARDDTKQQGGNHD
- the pcaQ gene encoding pca operon transcription factor PcaQ is translated as MVRMIDGRIKLRHIACFLEVAARAGFGRAGVSLHLTQPAVSRAIAELEEILGVCLFERGRGGAALTQQGEAFRAHAGTAYAELQRGIDTLRNAGGPAGGAFSIGALPTVAARIMPQAMLRAKALGLAAAVTIDAGPNGWLLDQLKQSRLDLVVGRLAEPQAMLGLAFEHLYSEPIVFVTRPGHPLAIGQSVGMAEIARYTLLVPSKGSIIRPEIDRLFILEGIARVDDAIETVDPSFGRAFTRASDAVWIISHGVVAGDLTEGNLVRVPVTTTISGGPVGLTTRAGVPLSPAGQILVGAIRETARGL